CTGGAAATTTCTTCAATCTTTGCGTAAAGCATCTTCCCTATCCCCATTTTGCGGCAGTCTTCCCGCAGATAAATGCTGGTCTCCACCGCCCAGTCATAGGCGGCTCTGCCGACAAAAGGACTGGTGTAAGCATATCCAAGCAGCTCTCCGTTTCTCTCCGCGGCGATATAAGGATAGCGCTGCAGGGTCTTCCGGATGCGCTTCTCAAAAGCTTCCGGTGACGGCACGTCATATTCAAAGGAAATTGCTGTTTTTTCCACGTAGGGTGCGTAAATATCTAATAACTGCCGGGCATCTGCCGGTGTGACAGGTCTGATGCGGATATCCTCTGTTTTCATAATCATGAAATCCCTTCTGTATAAAATAATATAAAAACGAATATATTGTAGCAGCAAACCGGGCTATAATGCAATCAAAAATCGGAAAAAGACATAATGTTTAATTTGCCGATAAAATAAAAGCCGTTTGATGTATGACCGTTCATGGTGGAAAATGTCAGATGGTTGTATTCTAATTCCGAAAATCTGCTCAGAAGCTGTTTTATCCATATTTCGTCGTGATGTCGGCAGACTGCGCCTTCCGGTAACTCAAATACACCGTAAATCTCATAAATTTCTTTGAATTTTTCGTATCGTATGAGATTCCGTTCGTCTGTATTTAGTAAAAAATCATTTACGTACAGAATGCCCTGCGGTTTTAATACCCTTTCAATTTCATTTAATAGATGTTCCTGTTCCTCATTGGACTGTATGCAGGTTAATACTGCAAAAAGAATAACAGCGTCAACGCTATTGTCCGGAAGAGTAATAGCATCGTTTCTCATTACCTGCAAATCGAGATACGGAAATTGCTGCTTTCCGCGCTCTATCATAGCGGCTGAAAAATCAAGCCCTGTCAGATTCCGGTAACCGTTGCAGTATAATTCGTTAAGCGTGCGTCCATATCCGCAGCCCACATCAAGAATGTGACTATCTTTTTTTACGAATTTAGCAAAAGCTTTTGCCTGGAATGGGGTGGTAAATTCCTTATCTTTTGCTACACTGTTCCAGTATTCTTCCTGTTTCATTTTTGGTTTCATTGATGTTTGACCTCCTTTTCTTGAATTATAGCGGAATTTATGATAGTCTGATATGAGAAATCTCATACTGTTTAATAGGAGTTGCGTTATGATAATAAAAGATGGCAACGGAGCAAAGAAAAATGACAATTATTATTTCCCTCTATCAGATTTTTTTAGCTTTGATATCCGTCCTTATACTTCAATTATACGATTTGACAGTGAAGAAAATCTTTTGCAGGAAGGGGAAACGCCGCGTTTTTTATATTATCTGACAGAGGGAAGGGCGAAATTATTTCTTTCACATGGAAATGGACGCATTTCGCTCATTAATTTTCTGGACGCGCCATGCTTTATCGGAGAAATGGAATTGTTTGGCGCACAGAAAACTGCAAATGGCGTGACCGCAATTACACCATGTATCTGTTATGCAATCCGGATAAGAGATTGCAAAGAGAGAATATTGAGTGACACAAAATTTTTGCGATGTCTTTGCATGTTATTGAGCCGGAAGGCGGTTGGAAATACCTGTAATTATTCCAAAAATCAATCTTACTCACTGGAAGTCCGGCTGGCAGATTTTATTCTTTTAACATCGTGCAACCGGATGTATCGTGAGAAGCATACGGAAGTGTCTGAATTCCTGGGGGTGACATATCGCCATTTGCTGTATGTATTAGCAGATTTTGTAAAACGGGGATATCTGAAAAAAACAGACAGGGGTTATTTGATTCAGGATATGGATGCGCTCCGGAAGTTAGCGGAAAATATAACGGGCGGGAATACCTGCCGGAAATGAGGAAAATATGGAGAAAAACGAAAAATGGCTGGAATGGGCGGTGGAGCTGCAGAGCATAGCGCAGGCAGGTCTGTTTTATGGAAAAGATGTTTTTGATAAGGAGAGATATGAGCGCATCCGGGAAATCTCCGTGGAAATGCTCAGTTATAAAACGGAAATCCCGCCGGAAAAGGTAAAGGAGCTGTTCTGCTGCGAGACGGGCTATCAGACGCCCAAGCTCGATACGCGCGCGGCGATTTTTGAGGATGATAAAATTCTGCTGGTGAAGGAGAAAAACGGAAAATGGTCGCTGCCAGGCGGCTGGGTGGACGTGAATGTATCCGTGAAGGAAAATATTATAAAGGAAGCAAAGGAAGAGGCGGGGCTGGATGTCTCTGTTGATACCGTGATTGCAGTGCAGGACCGCGAAAAGCATAATCTTCCGGTATACGCTTATAAAATCTGCAAGGTATTTGCGCTCTGCTCCGCCAGAGGCGGTCATTTCCAGGCAAACTCAGAAACCGTGGAGAGCCGTTATTTTGGCAGGGATGAGCTGCCGCCGCTGGCAGAGGACAAAAATAATGAGGAGCAGATACAGATGTGCTTTGAAGCATATCACGCGGAAAACTGGAAAACACAGATAGACTGAGAGGGAGAATAAATGAGACGCAAAGACAGAGAAGTGACGGATTTTGAGGAAATTATAGCGATTATAAAAAAGTGCGATGTGTGCCGCATCGCGCTGAACAACGGCGGTTATCCGTACATTTTGCCGCTCAATTTCGGGCTGGCGGTGCAAGGCGGCAGAGTGGAGCTGTATTTTCATGGCGCGGCGGAGGGCACGAAATATGAGCTGATACAAAAAGACAACCGGGCGGGCTTCGAGATGGACTGCGGGCATGTTCTGCACCTGGGCGAAAATAACTGCAGCTGTACAATGGATTACGAAAGCGTAGTTGGATATGGACATATCGAAATGATTCCGGAGGAAGAAAAATACGACGCGCTGCGGATTCTGATGCAGCATTACCGCGAGGGGGATTTTCCGTTTCAGCCGGCGGTTGTAGCGAAAACAAAAGTGTTTCGGCTGGTCGTTGAGCAGATGACCGGAAAAATCAGAGATAAAAAATGAACTGTAAGGACAAAAATCTCAACACGTTGAGATTTTTGAAAATGCCCGGAATGGAAAAATCAATGGAGACTCTACCCCCTGTCATATTGTTGTTCTGTTACTGGCGGGGAATATGTAAAGCAGAGCTTATAGGGAACTTTTTGCGAAAATATAACAGAAAAAGTTCCCTATATAAAATTGACAATTAGGGAACTTTTTTATAAAATAGAGATGAAAAAATTCCCTGAGAGGTGAGAACATGGCGGAAACGTTTGAGGAAATACAAAACTTATTACAGGAGAAGGCAGATTATCAGGCGCGCCTGAATCTTCTGGCATACGATGGGACACCAGAAGTAAAGGAAACGGCTGGCAAGAAGTATTTATATGTAAGAAAACGTGTGGGAAGTCGTCTTACATCAACTTATGTGGATGTTTATTCCGAAGAGTTATATCAGATGTTACTGAGAAATGCAAGGGAAGCCCGTGAACTGCGAAAAAAAATCCGACAGATTGATAAGCAGTTAGCAAAAATGGGCTATGAGGAAAACGAATTGCCGCCGCGTGTGATAGAAAATCTTGATTTTGCCAGGGCAAATATGAAGGAGAATATCTACAACCAGGCAATTCTGGAGGGCGTGGCTACTTCGTTCCCGCAAACGGAAGAGATTCTGGAAAATGGCAAAGTGTATGGAATGACAGCAACGGATGTACAGAAAATTCTCAATCTGAAACATGCATGGGAATTTATTCTTGATAAAGATGTGATTCAGAGTGAGAGTGATTATTATATTCTCTGCCATATTGCAAAGCTTGTAAATGAAGGCTTTTTTTTGAATGGAGGAAGAATCCGCGGAATTCCGGTAACGATTGGGGGATGTTCATATATACCGCCTGTTCCGATAGAGTCTGTTGTGAAAGAGCGTATTAAAGAAATACTGGCATCCGGTCAGAGCGATATTGATAAGGCGATTGCATTGTGTATGTATTCCATGAAAACACAGATTTTTATAGATGGGAATAAAAGAGCATCTGTGATATACGCCAATCATTATCTGATTGCTCACGGGCAGGGCTTTCTGGTCATTCCGGAGAAGGAAGTGCCGGAGTTTAAAAAGCTGCTGGTTGCTTATTATGAGGGGGAGGATATCTCTGTTATCAGCCGGTTTCTGAAAGAAAAGTGCTGGAAAACATTTTGAATTTAAAAGCAGCAGGAGAGAATATGAACGGGCGGCATGAATGCCGCCCATAATTTTTACTCCGGCATTGCTGACGGATTTACATGTACCATAATGTGCTTGATTTTCGGAAAATTCTGTTCGATATCGTCGTGCACCGCCTCGGCTATTTTGTGCGCCTTCCAGAGCGGATAGGAGCCGTCCACGAGAATTTCAATATCCACGTATATCTTATTGCCGAAAATACGTGTCTGCAGCAAATCCAGTCCCAGCACATTCGGATTTCTCATTACGCAGTCGTGAATCTGCTTTTCTGTCTCATCGTCGCAGGAATGGTCGACCATTTTATCAATCGCGTCTTTGAAAATATCGCAGGCGGCTTTGATGATAAATACAAAGATTACAAGACTGGCGACAGGGTCCATGATGGGGAAGCCAAGTCTTGCCCCGGCGATACCGATGAGCGCTCCGACTGAAGAAAAAGCGTCGGAACGATGATGCCAGGCGTCCGCCATCAGGGCGCTGGAATCAATTTTTTTTGCGTAAAACCGGGTATACCAGAACATCACTTCTTTTACCGCAATGGAAACAACGGCGGCAATCAGCGCCAGAAGACCGGGCGCCTCCAGATTGCTGTAATCACCGCGCAGGATGTCCTGCAGCGCGTTGACACCAATGCCAAGTCCGGTAACGAACAGCACCATAGCAAGAATAATGGCGGCGACGCACTCCATCCGTTCGTGTCCGTAGGGATGCTCCTTGTCGGATTCCTTTGACGCAAGCTTTATGCCGATGATGACAATGACTGTGCTGAATACGTCGGATGCGGAATGAACGGCGTCGCTTATCATAGCGCTGGAATGCGCAAAAATTCCGGCAAACAGCTTAAAAACCGAAAGCAGCGCATTTCCGGCAATCGTCACGGCGGACACCTTGTTGGCAGTTCTCTGAAACTCATTTTCCTGTGTTATTTGATTTTTCTCCATATCAGTTACCTCCTGAAATAAGATAGCTCTATGGCACTAAATATATGTGGGAGTTTTAAAGAATTGCTTCTGAATACAAAAACACCCACGAATCAGTAGTTAGCAACAACTGTCCCGTGGATGAACATTTCCACTGTCACGCATGTGACCCGACTCCATAACGGACTGTTACGGTCTGCTCAGTTTGTACTGTAGATTTATATGCAGTGCAAAGAGTTATGATAGAATAGCATACATATATGCGATTGTCAATATATTTATGGAATTTTTATACTTTCTTAACAGAATGTACTATTATTAATAAATTAATGAAAATTATGATTCTGATTTTGGTAATTTTGCATAAATGCGGTTGACATTGACGAAGTAAAATAATATAATTGCAGCATAAGTAGATAGTTCCAGGTATACAGGTGCCTGCCACAGAAGGCAGGTGAAAAGGGAAACGGGTGAGAATCCCGTACAAAGCCGTTGCTGTATTGGCGTAGTGACTGCAAAAAATATCATTGAGGCAAAAACTTGAGAAGATAAGCAGTCATGAGGATGCCTGAGTCAGAAGACCTGCCTGTATATAACACACGTGACAGCTCCCCGGACCTGGGAGTGTGTATGACCTGTATGCTTCGCAGACAGCGGAGTGAGCATGCTCTGCGTGCTCAGCTGCTTGCGGCGTATGCATGATTTGTATGCTTCGC
This is a stretch of genomic DNA from Marvinbryantia formatexigens DSM 14469. It encodes these proteins:
- a CDS encoding GNAT family N-acetyltransferase; its protein translation is MIMKTEDIRIRPVTPADARQLLDIYAPYVEKTAISFEYDVPSPEAFEKRIRKTLQRYPYIAAERNGELLGYAYTSPFVGRAAYDWAVETSIYLREDCRKMGIGKMLYAKIEEISRAQNILSLNACIGCPENDAADAHLDRNSMQFHAHLGFRLVGEFYKCGYKFGTWYNMVWMEKIIGEHPAVPAPVIAFPDLDIKSLF
- a CDS encoding class I SAM-dependent methyltransferase; the protein is MKPKMKQEEYWNSVAKDKEFTTPFQAKAFAKFVKKDSHILDVGCGYGRTLNELYCNGYRNLTGLDFSAAMIERGKQQFPYLDLQVMRNDAITLPDNSVDAVILFAVLTCIQSNEEQEHLLNEIERVLKPQGILYVNDFLLNTDERNLIRYEKFKEIYEIYGVFELPEGAVCRHHDEIWIKQLLSRFSELEYNHLTFSTMNGHTSNGFYFIGKLNIMSFSDF
- the yeiL gene encoding transcriptional regulator YeiL, which gives rise to MIIKDGNGAKKNDNYYFPLSDFFSFDIRPYTSIIRFDSEENLLQEGETPRFLYYLTEGRAKLFLSHGNGRISLINFLDAPCFIGEMELFGAQKTANGVTAITPCICYAIRIRDCKERILSDTKFLRCLCMLLSRKAVGNTCNYSKNQSYSLEVRLADFILLTSCNRMYREKHTEVSEFLGVTYRHLLYVLADFVKRGYLKKTDRGYLIQDMDALRKLAENITGGNTCRK
- a CDS encoding NUDIX hydrolase N-terminal domain-containing protein; this encodes MEKNEKWLEWAVELQSIAQAGLFYGKDVFDKERYERIREISVEMLSYKTEIPPEKVKELFCCETGYQTPKLDTRAAIFEDDKILLVKEKNGKWSLPGGWVDVNVSVKENIIKEAKEEAGLDVSVDTVIAVQDREKHNLPVYAYKICKVFALCSARGGHFQANSETVESRYFGRDELPPLAEDKNNEEQIQMCFEAYHAENWKTQID
- a CDS encoding pyridoxamine 5'-phosphate oxidase family protein, which produces MRRKDREVTDFEEIIAIIKKCDVCRIALNNGGYPYILPLNFGLAVQGGRVELYFHGAAEGTKYELIQKDNRAGFEMDCGHVLHLGENNCSCTMDYESVVGYGHIEMIPEEEKYDALRILMQHYREGDFPFQPAVVAKTKVFRLVVEQMTGKIRDKK
- a CDS encoding cation diffusion facilitator family transporter codes for the protein MEKNQITQENEFQRTANKVSAVTIAGNALLSVFKLFAGIFAHSSAMISDAVHSASDVFSTVIVIIGIKLASKESDKEHPYGHERMECVAAIILAMVLFVTGLGIGVNALQDILRGDYSNLEAPGLLALIAAVVSIAVKEVMFWYTRFYAKKIDSSALMADAWHHRSDAFSSVGALIGIAGARLGFPIMDPVASLVIFVFIIKAACDIFKDAIDKMVDHSCDDETEKQIHDCVMRNPNVLGLDLLQTRIFGNKIYVDIEILVDGSYPLWKAHKIAEAVHDDIEQNFPKIKHIMVHVNPSAMPE